CAGCCCGGACTACCCGATGCTCCCGACCATCCCCCTCTCTGCCTTCTCAGACCCCAAGAAAACCAAGACGTCTCACGTGTCGAAGGTTAGTGTGACCACCAATAAAAGATAATCACCCTGGTTGTCTAACGCCGACGTGATCATTGATTTTCACCAGAAAGTGTTTCAAAGTCATCGATCATTGCAGCcaatttttattgatatttaaagGAAAATGTTGCGGGTGATGTCTGATTCAGCAGAGTGAGCCCTTAACTAAATCATTAACTCCAGAACAGGCTGAGTCAGACATCTAATCACTGCCAGCTGCCTTTGAACAtctgtatgcatgtatgcagAATTACCGAAGCAGCTTATCTGCAGAACAACAGATCATATcaggaggaaacaggaaactGATCCCTTCACATTCTCCATTCTTGCCACTGTTTCGGTATCAACCTTCACATGGATTTTCTTTCAGCGTGCTCCACAAGTGGTGTGAGTCTGTTTCCTCACACAATCTGATTCTGAGTCGAGACTCAAGGCTGAAGGATAGTGGTGATACACACTTTGTATAACGGAGGTGAAGGacaattttaaaagaaaagaaaacaagtcaGCGCACTTTCTCACTGCCACAGAGGAACTCTTTAATCATAGCGTTTCAACCCAATGGTATTCACACTCAGGTGATAGAAAGCTGCATTTTAATAAGAGTTGCTGAGACTTTAAGACTCTCATTTGCATAAAACTTTACGTTGTGCTGAAGGCAAATCCCTGAATCTTCTGTTAACTCCTGCAAAACAGTTTTTCTATGACTTCCTCTTGATCCCAAGAGATGTTAGTGTACCTTCAGAGAGGCAgggaataaaacaataataacaaataacacagtcaAAGCACGGCAATACATCCGGTCTCATTCCTAACCCTCATAAACGATGCGCATTCACTAAATCTTTACACATCCTGTCATGTGCAGCAGCTTTGCCTTGTTCAATCAACAAGTCCTGAAAATGAGGTTCTCCAGGTTTCTTCCAGTTCCTGAAGATGATCTGTCGTATCATCAGCATCTCAATGGTAGTGGAAAAGCAAATAACGCTACTCAATCTCCTAAAAGATTAAGCTCAGAACAAAGCACAAATTGATTTTTTATGATAGTAATAATTTAGCATTTGATCTTCATCCAGTATTGGTACATTTTGATGATTCATGATGATtgcagtgattctcaaatgggggtaaaaaaaaagaaaagaaaagttgcatcacaataaataaataaaaaatctgattaaaaacaactttatcaatagcatttgatttttatttcagtgcaacatcaaatagggaACTATTTCtaaattgagcatattcattcataaaatatattatttgcaaaactGCTTGGACCAGGGATTTTCATCTGTTACCCCGGCTCTACCTCCCTCAAAGTGTGTTACAACTCTGTTTTCTAAAGTTCAAGATCTGTAGGATCAATGGCTGTATCTGTGACTTCAGGCAAGATGAACAAttgtctggactactgcaactctctcctcttcggcctccctcacaaatccctccataaactccaactggtccagaattcagctgcccgtatcattacccgaaccccctccatccaccacatcactcctgtcctccaacagctccactggctccctgttcagttccgtataagttcaaagtcctcctgttaacattcaagaccatccacaacctcgcccccccatatctgtccgacctcctccatgttcccactccctcccgctccctcagatcctcttcctccatacacctgtctgtcccctccgcccgtctcaccactatggggagccgagcattcagccgctctgctccccgtctctggaactcattgccacctcaactcagaaacacagattctttccccccatttcaaatcacaactcaaaacatatctgttcaaaaccgcttactccgtctgactccaattgcactgtcatttttgtttctattgtttttcttaccactttgttagtttatattgttttcattttgactttgactttgtttcctctaatgtaaatttgtgtatatatatatatatatatatatatatatatatatatctgtgcggtgtccttgagtgctgagaaaggcgcctttaaataacattttttattattattacttgaaCTTCTGATGGTCGCCGCTAATCGGAGTTAAGCTACATCAATGATCAACATTTCATTTCCGAAAAAACTTTTGACAATAAAACCCCCGTCATGTTCTGtccaaaaaactttactttgaaagggctgtaacaggaagcagcatgttgtcagctgTAATAACTTGACAGATCTCAAAGAGTAAAATGAAGGACCTGTAGATGTCTACATTAATTAacagggaaagaggagagaaaaggaaattcAGATAATTCAGATTTAGTAAGAAGCTACAAAGTCCTGAGTTCTGAATAAAAAGAGGATTATAAAATCATCTCTCTGTGGTCTCAAGCTCTGACATGAGTTGAGTGTTGCATTGGACATTTTTTCACCCACAAAGGGAGGCGACACAGAAAAGGTTTGGAAACCACTGCTGTAAAACCACATGcgtacatttattcatgttattttcccatATTATATTTTTCTTGGCTATACAAGGGGGatacttggctgaaattgtttttagaaagggggtacacaagccaaaaaagtctcatgttagacacacatctgctgagaccatgttggagagagggatagagggagatgaagagatgaagcagagggagaggagctgGTATCCTGTAAAGCTGATTAGATTCTCCTCATCCTTTTTGCTTTAAGTGATAATAAGGAACCTAGCACGCTAATAAAGTGAGCTTAATGAGTATTATATATGTAAATTGAGgtgtgttgatgatgatgatggagcttttgtttctctcttcagGAACCCAGTAAAGAAGGAAGTGGGGGCAGCAGCAAAGGACCCAAACCGCACAAGCTGACCAAGGAGCACCGAGAGCGTCCCCGAAAAGACTCTGAGAGCAAAGCCACATCGAAAGGAGACAACGACCGAGACGGTAGCAGCAAGAGCGGCCGCGAcccttcctcatcctcatcgTCAAAAAAGCCGTCAGAGATCAAAGTGAAAGATGAAGTCAAGGTCCTACCCAAGGCCGCCTTCAAGGAGCCGAAACTCACCCTGAAGGAGTCGAAGATGGAGGGCATGTCTCCTAAAGGAGGGGGGGCAGGCAGcggagggggaggaggtgggggtggtggcggaggaggaggaggaggaggaggaggcgggggagggggaggtggagggccCGCAGAGTCCAAAGCCCCGGGGAAACGACCCTCCACTGTGGAGTCGCCCAAACCCAGCGCcaagaagcagaagaagggCAGCTCAGAAGGGCCGAAGGGGCCCAGCGGTGGACCCTTCACGGGGTCGTCTCCACGCGTCTCCTCCTCGACGTCAGCCAGCCAGCCGTACGCAGAGAAGAAACCTCCCAAGGATAAAGGCCGCTGGGCCAAAGGCAAAAATGATACACAGGAACCCAAGGAACCCAAGAAACCTCCGGAGTCAGAAGAGTCGAATTCAGAGGACGAAGCGTCTTCAAAGTCTGAGGTAGATGGAGCTCACGGATGGTCTTGATGGCTGTTTTTAGAAGGTGTTTTTAGGATGGAAGCTCAAAGTGCTGCTGATGTTTGATCTGAATCAAAGTAGATGTGCTTATTAAGACTTTAAGTCACATAGGACTGCAACTTATTTCCTAGTTACTCCGTCTATTCTTTCTATAACATCCCAAATCTAAGTGTATCAACTTCTCTGTTGTAAAAGCACATGTGATATACGTTTCTCATAAATGACTGACACAAACTCTGCTTCCCCTCCTGCAGCAGTCGGCCCCTTCCAGTCCTTCCAACTCAAGTTCGAGCTCAGACTCCAGTTCGGATTCAGACTTTGAGCCGGGACAGAAACAAGGACAAGGTAGGTATCCCATGCTTGATTGTCATGGATCAGAATTAAAGACTCCACAGGTCAAAGTTCACAATCACAGTTTGCTTgactctgtcctcctcctcctctctcaggccCCCTTCGGTCCATGGTGGAGGAGATCCAGTCAGAGGAGTCGGACGATGACGACAGCAGCTCAGAAGAAGAGACGCCCATTAAGACCAACCCTCCCAACCGGGACTCACGGTCAGTTTCACTCCAGGCTCCTTTAAATCTTTGAGTGAGAGGTCCTAGATCCTTGATGGTCAAAGCTTGTGTGTTGTCTTACTGCAGTGATCATAAAGCTTGTCaccttttcattcaaattagGTTCAAATTCCACACAAATCTgccaaagaaaatgtaaaacaatgcACATCatgtttaacatgaaactgtcctcattcagctctccttcttctctgagctctgcggttcacacacctttaaaaataaactaatgtcacaactttgaacgttgctgctatcatcaccaccgctcatggtttaagtttctttgtagagatcgctaacctaaagtttctctcacctgctccgctccttcatcatattgctgaacaggatccaatatgaaaacatccgtagcctgccgatttagcatgctaaccgaaactagagttttagccacattgttttgatgctaacagaaactaatgGTTaaacctcaccttacagtctgtggtgtcaacaagcagaagctaaaatGTGCTGCAACTCTTTTCTGTCGATTGATTTGacgtgacgtgtgatcagtttgcctctggagTTGCTCATAAAAATCATTGAGCTGCAGCAAGTCACGTCTGCTGAGCATCTAATCCAAAATCTACGTGTAGACAACTTACTGGCATGCACAGCAGAAGACTTGACAGACAGATGAAACAACCCTTGGCTTGTTAATGTAAAACTTCAGTCATCTTTACAGTTGGTGGAACAAAAAGTGAAAGTGTGACCCTTTAATAATGaattaataacattaaaaactgCTCACTAGATCGTTTATGAGGGAATACGAAAGGTAGACACTTTCTGCTTCCATTCCTGTTTGttcctttagttttttttttattttgaggtgTGCATCTTATCATTCTCATTAGAGGAAATATCTCATGGGGAATTTCTTCAAATTTGATTCAAGAATGTAATTAGTAGAATTCAGAGATCAGAGGTCTACGTCACTGTGACCTCTCATCTGTCTCAGTCATGTGAACGCTGTGTCTCTTTCAGTCGTCTTTACTCCTTAAAAAGAAGTGAAGACAGCATGTAAAGTGTACTTCTTTTACCTCTTTAtaatagggatgtaaatttcatgTATCttccttgatcgatctttggaaaagTTGAAGATAAATGATCGATTAatcgttttccatgtcaaaaacaacgcctaatgcattttttcccctgaatcaaattttccttcacaacacaatgtatataactgacagtattgaatatctacggatcatattgaggtgttcaaaatgtaaacacgctgaatatcaacatgtggagcaggctcatagtCTCCACGGACATACAGTGAAGGCTCAgtcttcaacaagggaactgaacagaaacacatttcagactcacagtgtccagttttccgTCTGCTCGttcatattgagaaaaataagcatgtgaacgcggtcaggtgtcagccgggagcgcaaccgggtcataatcagtccggcagcagagaaaagaagcgctcatggagacctgtcactcagccgcagcccccagctgagcatctccgctgagcgcaacaccttcagtcagctgattcacattgaaacatgcttcaaacttcaaacacctccctgatagctgaaccaaatatgagaccacatgatgttagTTTCAAGTGatgtaaaatcaaaacaaaaaatgtgttcaagtgagttcttaacaatcaattaatcgatagttGTGTCATTTTTGACATCCCTACTTCATAATATTCCCTTAAACCCTCACCACATATAATATTAAGTCATGTTGGACTTGGATGTAACTGCAGCTACAAACACAACAAGGCTTAAATCATGTAACTACAGGTAAGCAGTTTTTCTCCCAGTCTGACGTGTCTGACTGATCGGATATCCTTCAGACTGACACAGAGAGTTTTTTAGACCCTCTTTGTTGTTTAACGTCCACTGAACCTCTTGTCTTTTCTGTGATATCAACCCTTGTTGgttcattaaatattttactctGCAAAGTAAACACATCATCTATCAGACACTTACAGTAGATCCAAGCTCAACTCTTAGATCACAGTGTGATGCTCCTGTCAGTGCGTGtggctgacctctgacctctccctGTGCCCCCGTCAGACTCAGCCTGGACAGCGAGAGCGACAGCAGCGACGGCTCGCACAGCCCGAGTCGAGGCCTCGCCCCTCCCCCGCAGAAACACAACTCCTCCAACAACAAAGTGAGTCACACAGACCTGTGTTACTGCCTGCTTCTCATGATGAACTTTTCTCACGTgtaactctttctctctctcttctttctaaCCTGGTTGTGATCCTGCGTTTCCTCTGATCttctgtttctgcaggtttCGGGCAGAAAGAGTCCCGACTCCTCTTTCCGCTCGGAGAAGGTGTTGAAGAAGGGATACGACAAGGTAGGAAGGgtaaatcaaactttttttgtttcatcttttcacacacattcacacacacacacactcacatgcagtGCTTAGTCATTCTTCTACGAGTGCATTAATGAAGTCAAGACGGCGTTCAGGGCAGTGAATTGATCCAGATGTGCAGACAGACTCTGGCCTGTGAaccctttaaaatgaaaaatgtcttcATCCTCTTTTATGAGGAGATGATTTATGTTGTGATAAAACTCTGCTGAGCTGATCTGATGTTCACGTTCAAACACACGCTCAGTTTTTACCTTTTAATTACCAGAAAGCCTCCTGAGATCAAAAACCTGCCCTTTAACGTCACAAcattcaacaaaacaacaacataaaaatctaactctcctcttttcttatAATAACTGACAGACCTtgtgttctctcctctctgcaggcctACACAGAAGAACTGGTGGACCTCCATCGCAGACTGATGGCTTTAAGAGAGCGGAacgtcctgcagcaggtgtgtgttcagCCCGTCCTCGTTTCAgataaccaatcaatcaatcaagctttatttatagagcacttttcatacaaatcCAATCCAATTCAAATTGTTTTAAttgaatattgaaaaaaaaatgtaatcaaatatATTAtgactaaaataaaacataaatggaTTTagaaatagagactaatgcacaacaATTGCAGTCAAATTTTGAACAAACCAACGGCacggatttagcctaatggttaaattaCTGTATACAATCACCAAAGTCATAGCCTGTTCATACCTGTAGTAATAGTCAATAGTCACTCATGTAGAtacaaattatattatattactaATCTTTCATAACTCATaactttatattatttaatttactgcTAAAGCTCTTCTGGTTGGATGCaatctatatttcattgcttgtaTCTATAACATGCCCAATGACAATTAATTGAATCTAATCGAATCTAGTCTAAATTACATGCCTACAGCGGTAGGtcccgggttcgattccagcttgcggcccctttcccgcatgtcattccccaactctctctctctcacggtTTCCAGCTCTATttactgtcctctcctcttaaataaaagtttaaaagccccaaaaatatttgaataaaaataaatatataaacaataaagtgaaatatttcttaaataaataaataaaagataaatagttAAGACAATGAAACaggtgggaaaaaaagaaagcagtaaAAATcagtaattaaataataataaatgtaagagttgatttgatttgatttgatttgatgactgtATTTccaacatgtaaaagtaaaaatacaaaataaaagcatacaagtagaaaagaagaaagagttatacaaacatacaagaaaaaaaagaaacagttatacaaaagaagaaaagagttgaaaatgagtaaaacagtatagtattaaaataaatataaagtggCATGGTGTTCAGATATTTAACTGGAGAACtcaaaggccctgtgaggagttttgaactggctgagaaacagactgaaaatgatactgatgcctctttataaccttcaatagcaaacaagtccatcagcagcaacactgacaccttctctgttgtaatttatAATGCCTgtaaccgccctgggggggtaggtgtcagaccagatgatggacatcttgcttcagaaagagcctttttttgactgttttcatggaaaataatcacattgcctgataaagttgactgttgaacacaacaggatgaggctttagttgaaaacactacttttgcatgtgtagGACAAGAGACaggaggtatcactttgtccacaaggggggtgccagaatcaatacaaaacaaaagttccttacagcagctttaaaagaacTAAAATAACTGTGTAATATGGATTACAATGATATACAATTAATATATTAttactgttttatatttattcagctgttcctcttaaattgtcttgctagCTCTATATGTCCCCTACCCTATAATGTGTTTATCAttggtttttatgatgtaaagcactttgtaacgtctgttttgataagttctatataaatacattcatACTTTCatacttacttatttatctgttctttttaaatgaGCCATGCACGTAATCTTTAATCTTGGATATAAAGACACTTGAATACAGACACAGTCAAATGAATAAGTGATGATCTGTGATAAGAACATTCTCTTTCTGAAGACAAACCTTTAAATTTAGTTTATTTCTGTCCTTGTGCTTTCATACAGTTGAGCTGTAATTTCATGGTTAACTCCATACGAGCAAGGGCAGAATTTATCccaagaaatacaaataaagatgggCACATATTGTACTTATTGATCTGAGGCCCAGGTTTAATAACCAAGCTTTCTCACCATCTTAATGCAGCTTTCTATCAGTGACCCTCAGATTGATTGGTGCTGCTCAGAAATgctttaggattgattttagaTTCAGAATGAACAGTTTACAAACGTGCAGAGCAGCAGGCCGACGACAAAATGTGCATTATTGCTAAACTGTACTCTGAGATATTTGCTGATTCATCATGACTCATAGAGTTGTTGCAGCTTCGAACAGTGTGATCACATGTGCCTTAATTTCCATGTGAGCGTCTTGCCAGAGGTTCAACTGTGTTaatcagcagctctgtgatCTGAAGGGTTTCCTTGATCATGTTGTATGTGTCTGATTGATAACTGATGGATTCTCTCTGGACTCCGTCAGATTGTAAACCTGATCGAGGAGACAGGCCACTTCAACGTCACCAACACCACCTTTGACTTTGACCTCTTTTCACTGGACGAGTCCACAGTCCGCAAACTACAGAGCTACCTGGAGGCGACGGCCACGTGACAGGGGATGGGACCTGGTGTGGGGGATCTGGCTTTTGGgtggtagcagcagcagcagcagaggaggtggaggtagaCCACGCCACCGCGTCACCGCACCACCAcgtcctctctgttgttttttaaacgAGGGGACGAGGCGCCTCGTTTGTCGCAGCTGTCTCCCAGGGCCTGACTGAAACATCGAACAACTaccacacagacagaaacacacgaacaaacacaagcacacacgaAGACACACCGCCTTCAGGTGAGGCTGGAGGAGacactgaaggaggaggaggaggaggaggtgtgggaaggagaggagtggaggaggaggaggaggaggagctgaactCCGTCTACAGTCAGGATTTTCACTacacatctctcttttttttttttacgtctgTGGAATGCACCCCACACCCCCTCCTTCCCCCTCCTTCACTCTTATTGCTCCTGCCTTTGCAAAGCCAATACCCCCCACCCCTCCTTccctttcttctccttccttctcctcctcctcttcctccccttcaCACGCACAGTCCTTACTCGGCAGAACACTCCAGCTCCCTTCCCCCCTTGCTGTCAGCTGGAGCTCATTTCTCCCCCGACATACTCTTGAGtcgtacgtgtgtgtgtgtgttgactgtcttttgcatgtgtgtgtgagtgctgctGGGGTTCAAGAGGAGATGCTGTCTGTGTCGCTACCAGCTCCTCTTTGTTTATGAAGCTCCAGCaatacaaacagcagcagatacATTCATAAATTCAGGGTTCactttactttaactctccttttGCATTTTGAAGCAGCTGCAAACATGAAACAGTTCATCCTCTGATCACACTGTGGTGTCGTTAAAGCAGATATAAGCGATTTTTGCTGTGCGGTAGCAGCTGTATCTCCGTCTGTGGCACCTTGAAGTGAAAGCTGGTGTTCCAACAGATTGATGAAACAAGATTATGTTTAttataaacacttaaaaatactCTATAACTGCTTACAGCTACATTATGGTGTGTTATGAGCTGTTTATGGAGGGTTTGCAGGGTTAAAGTAACGTGGCACCCAAAGTTATCACACTCAGCTCTCTACATGAAGACACTgaggcgtgtgtgtgcgtgcgtgtgtgtgtgagaggctgTATTTGGGTCGAGGTTTACTTGTCGTCCGAACACACGTTCTGTtgagtttctcctcctcttcctcgcacTGAAAGCtgagtttctcctcctcttcctcgcacTGAAAGCTGAGCCTtgacctcctctccttccccctcctcctcctcctcctcctccttcttcttcttctccctcctgTTGAAGCCCCCTCACTTCATCCTTCctctccaccctcctcctccacctcctcttctcttATTCCCATATTGGCGTGCATGAAAGGGCTCGACTGCTCGCGGCCAGAGCAGTGGAGGATCACTCCTGAATTGCCTTCTAAGTGGTGGGTCGGGTTCGGGGACGGGTGGGGgttaaaaaggacaaaaacaaaaaaaaaaagccgtGAAAAAGTAGCCATACTTTGTCTCCCAGAATCCAAaaatgataagaaaaa
The genomic region above belongs to Notolabrus celidotus isolate fNotCel1 chromosome 2, fNotCel1.pri, whole genome shotgun sequence and contains:
- the mllt1a gene encoding protein ENL, coding for MENQCTVQVKLELGHRAQLRKKVTSEGFTHDWMVFVRGPETGDIQHFVERVVFRLHDSFPKPKRVCKEPPYKVEESGYAGFLMPIEVYFKNKEEPKKVCFNYDLFLNLEGNPPVNHLRCEKLTFNNPTKEFRRKLIKAGGVLVVPEGAEAVSRPSPDYPMLPTIPLSAFSDPKKTKTSHVSKEPSKEGSGGSSKGPKPHKLTKEHRERPRKDSESKATSKGDNDRDGSSKSGRDPSSSSSSKKPSEIKVKDEVKVLPKAAFKEPKLTLKESKMEGMSPKGGGAGGGPAESKAPGKRPSTVESPKPSAKKQKKGSSEGPKGPSGGPFTGSSPRVSSSTSASQPYAEKKPPKDKGRWAKGKNDTQEPKEPKKPPESEESNSEDEASSKSEQSAPSSPSNSSSSSDSSSDSDFEPGQKQGQGPLRSMVEEIQSEESDDDDSSSEEETPIKTNPPNRDSRLSLDSESDSSDGSHSPSRGLAPPPQKHNSSNNKVSGRKSPDSSFRSEKVLKKGYDKAYTEELVDLHRRLMALRERNVLQQIVNLIEETGHFNVTNTTFDFDLFSLDESTVRKLQSYLEATAT